In the Kaistella sp. 97-N-M2 genome, one interval contains:
- a CDS encoding NAD(P)/FAD-dependent oxidoreductase: MGTREKIVIIGGGFAGLQLAKALNKKRKKVIVIDKVNHHMFQPLFYQVACGRIEPSNISFPFRKIFQRSRNIQYRMIEVEKIVPEQNKIVTAEAEFTYDKLVIATGCKTNFFGNTKMESLTFGMKNTQEAIAIRNHVLSTFEKLIIEKRRSDDGNWNVVIVGSGPTGVELAGAFAEMKKDILPRDYPHMNFDDLKIVLISSTDMPLNVMSEEAQVKSEQYLKELGVHLMSDEFVTDYDGDKVSMKSGKTIASNNVIWAAGVTGNIIDGLNPAVIVRNRYKTDRYNRVQGYDNIFAIGDIAHMETPKYPDAHPQVANVAINQGKNLAKNLLKDSEKDWKEYEYNDQGSMATIGKHRAVVDLPGFKFQGLLAWYFWMFLHLMLILSVRNKIAIFFNWMWSYFNKDSSLRLIILPNRKNNTEQ, from the coding sequence ATGGGAACACGCGAAAAAATTGTAATCATCGGTGGTGGATTTGCCGGACTTCAGTTGGCAAAAGCACTCAATAAAAAGCGAAAAAAAGTAATCGTTATCGACAAGGTGAATCATCACATGTTTCAGCCTCTTTTTTACCAGGTGGCATGTGGACGGATTGAACCGAGTAACATTTCTTTTCCTTTTCGAAAAATATTTCAAAGATCCCGCAACATTCAATATCGAATGATTGAGGTTGAGAAAATTGTACCGGAACAAAATAAAATCGTTACTGCCGAAGCCGAATTTACCTACGATAAATTGGTAATCGCCACCGGATGTAAGACTAATTTTTTCGGGAACACGAAGATGGAAAGTCTTACGTTTGGGATGAAAAATACGCAGGAAGCCATCGCGATACGGAACCACGTCCTTTCAACGTTCGAGAAATTAATTATTGAAAAGCGACGTTCCGATGATGGCAACTGGAATGTTGTAATCGTTGGCAGCGGTCCCACAGGGGTGGAATTGGCCGGTGCCTTTGCCGAGATGAAAAAAGATATTCTTCCGCGCGATTATCCCCACATGAATTTTGATGATTTAAAGATCGTTTTGATTAGTTCGACAGATATGCCTTTAAATGTAATGAGTGAGGAAGCTCAGGTAAAATCGGAACAGTACCTGAAAGAACTTGGCGTTCACCTGATGAGTGACGAATTTGTGACCGATTACGACGGCGATAAAGTAAGCATGAAAAGCGGAAAAACAATCGCTTCCAATAATGTCATCTGGGCTGCAGGTGTAACGGGAAATATAATCGACGGTTTGAATCCGGCAGTTATTGTCAGAAACCGTTACAAAACGGATCGTTATAATCGGGTTCAAGGCTACGATAATATTTTCGCTATTGGAGATATTGCGCATATGGAAACTCCAAAATATCCGGACGCGCATCCTCAGGTTGCCAATGTTGCCATTAATCAAGGTAAAAATTTAGCCAAAAATCTATTGAAAGATTCCGAAAAAGATTGGAAGGAATATGAATACAATGATCAGGGGAGTATGGCCACTATCGGGAAACACCGGGCGGTCGTCGATCTTCCTGGTTTTAAATTCCAAGGTCTTTTGGCCTGGTATTTCTGGATGTTCCTGCATTTAATGCTCATTCTTTCTGTACGAAACAAAATCGCCATCTTTTTTAACTGGATGTGGAGTTACTTCAACAAAGACTCCTCGCTGCGCCTAATTATCCTTCCGAACAGAAAGAACAATACTGAACAATGA
- a CDS encoding endonuclease/exonuclease/phosphatase family protein, producing the protein MTNNEGKELIAFYNVENLFSPDPPPVHKLDPTISGLRNWDQRKYTNKLFKIAHVFELIQETEGVLPLIIGLSEVQGQKPLEELVALPPFNSTYGVIHFDSMDERGVDVALLYDQTKVEIVSAEPITYFFEISDNNPSNYDTTRDVLHCRINYLSEIINVFVLHLPSKREKNINKPKRQYILNELRGKITDMISRKNEAIIICGDFNEDPDDEMIQNFVRGENLDKILVNPSLELFQKGKFSTFHYKSGLLFDQIILSNHFFEKSSSLQFKESKVFNHHKLATWDEKFSTRPFRTFAGSRYLGGYSDHFPVLTEFTNSLKTKNE; encoded by the coding sequence ATGACAAATAATGAAGGTAAAGAGCTGATCGCTTTTTATAATGTTGAGAATCTATTTTCTCCGGATCCCCCGCCCGTTCATAAATTAGATCCTACTATATCTGGCCTGAGAAACTGGGATCAAAGAAAATACACGAATAAATTATTCAAGATCGCTCACGTTTTCGAACTAATTCAGGAAACCGAAGGTGTGTTGCCTCTAATCATCGGATTATCAGAGGTTCAGGGCCAGAAGCCGCTGGAAGAACTGGTTGCTTTGCCGCCATTTAATTCCACTTACGGCGTTATTCATTTCGATTCGATGGATGAGCGCGGCGTCGATGTCGCACTGCTTTACGATCAAACAAAAGTCGAAATCGTATCGGCAGAACCTATCACTTATTTTTTCGAAATTTCCGATAATAACCCGTCCAATTACGATACGACACGCGATGTTTTACATTGCAGAATCAACTACTTGTCGGAGATCATCAATGTTTTCGTGCTGCACCTCCCTTCCAAACGGGAGAAAAACATCAATAAACCGAAACGGCAATACATTTTAAATGAGCTCCGCGGTAAAATCACCGACATGATTTCCAGAAAAAATGAAGCCATAATAATCTGCGGAGATTTTAATGAAGATCCCGATGATGAAATGATTCAAAATTTTGTTCGAGGTGAGAATTTAGATAAAATTTTGGTTAACCCCTCCCTGGAATTGTTTCAAAAGGGGAAATTTTCTACTTTTCATTATAAAAGTGGCTTACTTTTTGACCAGATCATTTTGTCTAACCATTTTTTTGAAAAGAGTTCTTCTTTGCAATTTAAAGAATCAAAAGTTTTCAATCATCACAAATTAGCGACCTGGGACGAAAAGTTCAGTACACGACCTTTTAGAACCTTCGCAGGGTCAAGATATTTGGGTGGGTATAGCGACCACTTCCCCGTACTTACAGAATTTACAAATAGTTTAAAAACTAAAAATGAATAA